The stretch of DNA ACAGTTTTAAAACGGTATTGAAGTAACTTTCTATCTCAGGAAACTTCTCCAGATAATCCTTTACTTGCCTATCCATTCCCGTGAGCTCTATAAGATCTTCGTAATAATAAGGATTGGGAAGAAATCTTACATCAAAAATCAGGTTGGCATCATGAGGGACTCCCTCATTGTAAGAAAAACTCTCTATTTCAATTCTCATTGGTGGAAACGCGTACCCCTTTCCTCCAATTATAGAAACAATTGCCTCTTTCATCTCTTTCATATCCATTCTTGAAGTATCGATAACATGGTCACAGTGGTGTTTCAGAGGCTCCATGATACTTCTTTCTTTCTGAATGGCCTCTTCAAGCCCCTTCTCTTGCTGCAAGGGATGTGCACGCCTGGTCTTTTGATAGCGATAGTACAGTACATCATCCTCCGCATCGAGAAAAACCGACAAGATACTTAATCCTCTTTTCTTAAGCGATTCAAGACTTACAATTACCTTCTCTATTCCACCAAATTTTTTTGCAGTTCGGATATCAATAACAACGGCGCTCTTATCGATTTCCTGCTCTCCAATCATACTGACGAGTTCTTCGATTATTGAAGGAGGAACATTATCCATACAGAAGAATCCAAAATCCTCAAGCACGTCTATCGCCGAAGACTTTCCGGCGCCTGACATTCCAGTCACAACGATTATTGATGAAGACATTCGTAGCATCACCGCCCAAATGGAAAACAAATTGGAAAACGAGAAAAAGAAGATTCACATTCAATTATACAACAGTTTGTAATAACTCCAATTAGTAGTATGAAGCCAGACCGGATTCATGTCTTTGGCCATTGCTTTCTCAACACCTGATTCATCCTGAACTCATGAGACTTCCCAAGATCAATTAATACGACTTTTCCGCCAACATTAGTTTTTAGAGAGAACCTCAATTTTCGTAGAAGAATCTCAAATCCTTCTTCAGCTCTTCCAGAGCCTCGGGATTAACATAGATCATATGGCCGCCCTCGTAGACTTTGTGAATGATATTGTCACGAAGAGAATC from Mesotoga infera encodes:
- the rapZ gene encoding RNase adapter RapZ, with amino-acid sequence MSSSIIVVTGMSGAGKSSAIDVLEDFGFFCMDNVPPSIIEELVSMIGEQEIDKSAVVIDIRTAKKFGGIEKVIVSLESLKKRGLSILSVFLDAEDDVLYYRYQKTRRAHPLQQEKGLEEAIQKERSIMEPLKHHCDHVIDTSRMDMKEMKEAIVSIIGGKGYAFPPMRIEIESFSYNEGVPHDANLIFDVRFLPNPYYYEDLIELTGMDRQVKDYLEKFPEIESYFNTVLKLCRMTIDGFAGSGRNFIKIAVGCTGGKHRSVYIAERLYEALKIDSVRLSLDHREQKV